A genome region from Coffea arabica cultivar ET-39 chromosome 7e, Coffea Arabica ET-39 HiFi, whole genome shotgun sequence includes the following:
- the LOC140011204 gene encoding uncharacterized protein, giving the protein MAESLSKSIVTSTNIMPMVMPQITNWKLNDTNYQQWSKAVKIYLTGLGKQRYLTDDSPTEDSKKLMWIQEDAQILGAIWNSMEPRIAYMCSHCETTKEVWDYVRLLYCSNLSRMFDISLEYFQLQQDNKTVTEYFADLKRVSEELNAVMPLSSDIKVMQRQREQMLVLKFLAGLKPEFEPIKSQILAGEQLPSFAEAYARVLRSASKDNAQGDGPSSLLPELSGSPDSTTRLSHPNLQVYSRRSMVEKAPDMLRTSPINSQSSDPGMTPSCESDLPIALRKGKRHCTSHPISNFVSYSRLSLSYSSFVASLDSVSIPKSITHALNDPGWRLAMQEEMLALEKNGTWDLVPRPSGKPVVGCKWVYTIKVQPNGSIDRLKARLVARGFTQVYGVDYLETFSPVAKITSVRLLISLAATYNWPLHQLDVKNAFLHGDLEEEVYMEQPPGFVVQGENSQLVCCLKKSLYGLKQSPRAWFGRFSSVVMEFGLTRCGVDHSVFYGHSNAGKILLVVYVDDIVITGDDVVGIQKLKSNLQANFQTKDLGHLQYFLGIEVARSKYGIYLCQRKYVLDMLSEVGMLGCRPVDTPMDPNVKLARDQGALLDDPKQYRKLVGILRVLLEKGCYIKIMDTLILKDIVMQIGPVLPQIEDRPQDIVCLLVVI; this is encoded by the exons ATGGCTGAAAGTTTATCAAAAAGTATTGTGACGTCCACTAATATTATGCCAATGGTGATGCctcaaatcacaaattggaAGTTGAATGATACCAATTATCAACAGTGGTCAAAAGCTGTTAAGATTTATCTGACAGGCTTAGGAAAGCAACGTTATCTCACAGATGACTCTCCTACGGAGGATAGCAAGAAACTAATGTGGATTCAAGAGGATGCCCAAATTCTTGGAGCAATATGGAATTCTATGGAGCCACGAATTGCTTACATGTGTTCTCATTGTGAGACAACAAAAGAAGTTTGGGATTATGTCCGGTTATTATATTGCAGTAATCTCTCACGGATGTTTGATATTTCTTTGGAGTATTTTCAGTTGCAACAAGATAACAAGACAGTAACTGAATACTTTGCTGATCTTAAGCGAGTCTCAGAGGAATTAAATGCTGTAATGCCTCTCTCAAGTGATATCAAGGTTATGCAGAGGCAAAGAGAACAAATGCTTGTGCTCAAATTCCTGGCTGGTCTCAAGCCGGAATTTGAACCaatcaaatctcaaattttagcaGGTGAACAATTACCATCCTTTGCAGAGGCGTATGCTCGGGTCTTACGTTCTGCATCTAAGGACAATGCACAGGGTGATGGTCCTTCATCTTTATTACCTGAGTTATCGGGTTCACCAGATTCCACCACTCGATTATCTCATCCTAATCTTCAAGTTTATTCTCGTCGTTCCATGGTTGAGAAAGCTCCTGATATGCTacgcacttcaccaattaactctcaATCTTCAGATCCAGGTATGACGCCCTCTTGTGAGTCAGATCTTCCTATTGCTTTACGTAAAGGTAAGAGACATTGTACTTCtcatcctatttctaattttgtctcttattctcgtctctctctgtcatattcttcttttgttgcatCTCTTGATTCGGTATCCATTCCTAAGTCTATTACCCATGCTCTCAATGATCCTGGTTGGAGGTTAGCTATGCAGGAAGAGATGCTTGCTTTGGAGAAAAATGgtacttgggatcttgtccctcgtccttcaggtaagcctgttgttggttgtaaatgggtgtacactataaaggtgcagcctaatggttctattgatagattgaaggcTCGTCTGGTAGCTCGAGGATTTACTCAGGTGTATGGAGTAGACTacttagaaacattttctcctgTTGCAAAGATTACCTCGGTTCGCcttcttatctctttggcagcaacttacaattggccattgcatcagttggatgtgaaaaatgcatttctgcatggagatttggaagaagaggtatatatggaacaacctcCTGGATTTGTTGTTCAGGGGGAGAATTCGCAGTTGGTTTGttgtttgaaaaaatccttatatggattgaaacagtctccaaGGGCTTGGTTTGGCCGGTTTAGTAGTGTGGTCATGGAGTTCGGTCTGACGAGATGTGGAGTAGACCACTCTGTATTTTATGGGCATTCTAatgctggtaaaattttattagttgtttatgtggatgatattgtgattacaggtgatgatgttgtggggatccagaaacttaaatccaatctgcaggcaaactttcagacaaaggatttaggtcatttacagtattttctgggtattgaggtagctcggtctaaatatgggatttatttatgtcaaaggaAATATGTACTCGATATGTTGAGTGAAGTTGGGATGTTAGGTTGCCGACCTGTGGATACTCCTATGGATCCCAATGTGAAATTAGCAAGAGATCAAGGAGCATTACTTGATGATCCTAAGCAATATCGAAAACTTGTGG GTATCTTAAGGGTGCTACTGGAAAAGGGTTGCTatatcaaaatcatggacacactgatattgaaggatatagtgatgcagattgggccggttctgcctcagatcgaagatcgaccacaggatattgtgtgtttgttggtggtaatttag